tctctaaaatctacatgatcctactaaaactcaactacgaaaagacaaataagccaattaaaaaaacgggcaaaggatatgaacagtcacttcactaaagaagacattcaggtagctagcagatacatgaggaaatgctcataatcattagccattacagaaatgcaaatcaaaactacaacgagattccatcgcactccagcaaggctggcattaagccaaaaaacacaaaaagaataaatgttggagaggttgtggagagactgcaacacttatacactgctgatgggaatgtcaaatggtacaaccactttggaaatcgatttggcacttccttaaaaagctagaaatagaactaccatacgatccagcaatccgacTCCTCGGCAtatgttctagagaaataagagcctttacatgaacagatatgtgcacacccatgttcattgtagcactgtttacaatagcaaaaagatggaagcaaccaagatgcccatcaatggatgaatggataaattatggtatattcacacgatgaaATACTATacatctataaagaacaatgatgaatccacaaaacatttcataacatggagaaatctggaagacattatactgagtgaaattagtcagttgcaaaaggacaaatattgtataagaccactattataagaacttgagaaatagtttaaacagagaagaaagtatcctttgatggttatgagagggggtagGTAGGGAGGGAAAgggctattcactaattagatagtaaccaaaaaccaaacccactgccgtcgagtggattccaactcctagcaaccctgtaggacagggtagaactgccccatagtgtttccaaagagcacctggtggacttaaactgctgaccttttggttagcagccgtagcgcttaatcactacaccaccagggtttccaattagatagtagataagttttattttagctgaagggaaagacaatacacaatacaggagaggtcaacacagctggactaaaccaaaagcaaagaagtttcctgaataaactgcatgcttcaaaggccagcgtagcaggggcaggggttcgaGGACCATGTTtctgggggacatctaagtcaattagcataataaaatctatcaagagaaCATTCcgaatcccactttggagagtggcgtctggggtcttaaacgctagcaagcagccatctaagatgcctcaattcgtctcaacccacctggaacaaggaagaatgaaggacaccaaagacacaaggtaattatgagcctaagagatgGAAacgaccacataaaccagagattacctcaacctgagaccagaagaactctgtggtgcccggccacaaccgataactgccctgacagggaacacaacagagaacccctgagggagcaagagaacagtgggatgcagaccccaaattcttgtaaaaagaccagacttaatggtcagactgggacgaGAAGGATCTCGGAGGCCAAGgtttccagaccttctgttagcccgggacaggaaccattcccaaagccaactcttcagacagggattggtctggaatatgggatggaaaatgatactggtgaagaatgagcttcttggatcaggtagacgtatgagactatgttggcatctcccatttggaggggagatgagagggcagagggggccagtaactacccgaatggacacgaggagagagagtagagggaagaactgtgctatctcattagaggaagagcaattaggagtgtatagcaaggtgcatataagtatttgtatgagagactgacctgatttgtaaactttcacttaaagcacaataaaaatgaattaaaaaaaaaattgtgttattGAAGATTTCAAACACATAAAATTAAAGAGGATCATATATGATTGCACCTAGTTTAAATGgcttcaaatattttcttaatttatctAATTCCcctattctttttcctttgttggaGTATTTGAAAAGAAATCCAAACATCAGGTTTTTTCACTTGTAAATATTGAGTATACTTGCTTACTTATttaacagttgccattgaattgactctgactcctggcaactccaTATGTGTCCGAATAGAAGtatgctccgtacggttttcaatggctgatggtttttgatgtagatcaccagaccaTTGTTCTGAGGAGACTCTTGTGGATTTGAAACTCCAAactttgtgttagcagctgagcatttagtcatttgtaccacccaaggactcattCAGTATATGTGCCTAAGCAATTCAATTCTTCAGTCTAACTGTATAACAATATCCTATCTATGTGATAGTTAATTTTGTGTGTGAGCTTGGCAAGCCTATGGtaccagttgtttggtcaaatactAATTTAAacgttgctgtgaaggtattttgtagatgtgactaACATTTACAATTCTTTGACTCTTACAAAggagattgttgctgttgttagttgccatggagacagctccaactcatggcaactttatatataacagaagaaaatgttgcctggtcctgcatcatctccattatcgttgatatgtttgagtcccttgttgtgaCTTACGTCAATTCATCACATTGTGATTACCTTTGGTAATGTGGGGTCTTCGTTCAATGACTTAAAGGTCTTATGAGCAAAAACCGAGGTTTCTGAGAAGCAAATAAATTTGGCCTAAAGATTACAACATAGATATCcgccatggattgaactgtatgcCCTGAAAATagtatcaacttggttgggccatgattcccagtgttgtgtggttgtcctccattttctgattgatGCAATtttcctgttgttattgttgttaggtgccgtcgagtcagttccgactcatagcgaccctatgcacaacagaacgaaacactgctggctcctgcgccatccttacaatcgttgttatgtttgagctcattgttgcagccactgtgtcaatccaccttgctgagggtcttcctcttttccgctgaccctgtactctgccaagcatgatgtccttctccagggactcatccctcctgacaaaatgtccaaagtatgtaagacacggtctcgccacccttgcctctaaggagcattctggtcgcacttcttccaagacagatttgttcgttcttttggcagtccgtggtatgttcaatattcttccccaacaccacaattcaaaggtgtcagctcttcttcagtccccttattcattgtccagctttcacatgcataggatgcgattgaaaacaccatgccttgggtcaggcgcaccttagtcttcagggtgacatcttcgttcttcaacactttgaagaggtcctttgcagcagatttgcccgatgcaacgcgtcttttgatttcttgactggtgctttcatggctgttgattgtggatccaagtaaaatgaaatccttgacaacttcaatgttttctccatttatcatgacgttgctcattggtccagttgtgaggatttttgttttctttatgttgaggtgcaatccatactgaagactgtggtctttgatcttcattagtaagtgcttcaagtcctcttcactttcagcaagcaaggttatgtcatctacataatgcaggttgttaatgagtcttcctccaatcctgatgtcccattttagttcatttagtccagcttctcatgttatttgttcagcgtacagattaaataggtatggtgaaagaatacaaccctgatgcacacctttcctgactttaaaccaatcagtatccccttgtcctgtcagAACTACTACCCCTTGATCCACGTAAatgttccgcatgagcacaattgagtgttctggaattcccattctttgcaatgttatccatagtttgttatgatccacacagtcgaatgcctttgcatagtcaataaaacacaggtaaacatccttctggtattctctgctttcagccaggatccatctgatatcagcaatgatatccctggttccatgtcctcttctgaaaccagcctgaatttctgccagttccctgtcaatatactgctgcagccgttcttgaatgatcttcagcaaaattttgcttgcgtgtgatattaacgatattgttctataatttccacattcggttggatcacctttcttgggaataggcataaatatggatctcttccagtcagttggccaggaaggtgtcttccatatttcttggcagcaattttcctatgtattataaatcctaatctctgcctgttgttgatgaggcaagattagattatgttaaaaaggattagggtgggaagtAACActtttacccaggtcacatccctcaaCCAATGTAAAAGAAATTTCCTTGGGATGTGGtctgcaccaacttttatctctcaaaaggagcagagagaggggacttcataccaccaagaaaacagtgcggGGAGCAAAGCTTGTCCCTtggacccaggtttcctgtgtgcagaagctcctagtctaggggaagattgacgataaggaccttcctctagatccgacagagacagaaagcctttgcctggagctgaaaatttgaatttctagcttactttactctgaggaaataaatttctctttgtgaaagccatccatttgtggtatttctgttacagcagcactagatagataactaaggcaatatCCTACCAGACTTTCCAGCCTGTCATTGGACCTATGGATTTAAAACTTGCCAGCcccctacaatcacatgagccaattcctaaaaaaaaaaactctccctctttctccatttctatctctatatctatcttctctatatatttatatcctATGGGTTCTGTTTATTTGGAGGACCATGAcccataaaatctattaaaatcaTCATTCCTTAAAGAAGTCTAATATCTTCTTCACATTCAAATGTCTTTAATTATCTCCAagatgtctttttgtggctgGTTTGCTTGAAGCTATATCGACACTAGGTTCACATGTTATACTTGACTGCTATGTCTCTTTAAGGTTCCTTTGTTCTATAACAgacccttccttttcttttttatgccaTTGAGTAgtacataaattgttttaaacAGAATGCTTGCATTCTGGATTTGGCAGATTATTTCCTGTGGGTGTCACTTAACTTCTTTCCAATCCATGAAAATTTCCTATATTCCGGTAGCTAGAGGCTTGATTGGATTAGTTCAATTGTTTCAGGCACATTTATGTCATAGTTCCTGTTATGTTTTCTCTATTGTATCATATCATGAGACACATAACATTAGGGATGTTAAGGTTGATCTGGGGATATGAGCATTTTCAGCCTAGTCTCTCAATAATAATGTATACCATAAAATTTTTCTCTGAGATTTTAGAATCCATTGGTGATTATTTCTCAGCttcattttttgttctgtttctctagagcaACCAGACTGATACATTGTTATAGCCTAGGTAATTTTCCTTGTCAGTTATTTTCCTTTCCATTATTCCTCTTTGGCACATAATAAGGTATGTGGCAAGTAGGCTTAGATTTCAGAAGCCAGTCATCACTTACTTGCTGTTGGGGAAGTTCTGTGAGAAAAGTAAAGAGGCAGTAACGTAAGAGGCTACGCTTGTGGCTGAGGGAATGATTGGGGTGAACACAGCAGGATATTGATACAGCAGTTTCCAGAAATACCCTCCGTATATTAGCCGATCCAAGAAAATTTCTCTTGTGGTATGAGAGCCAGGGGGCTAGGGGAATCATTGTCCCTCTGGGGAGAAACAAGGACTGGTGTGGCTCCAGAGCAGTACAAGTTGACAGACCAACCTCATTCTGAGTCCTGAGTATCCTATTACCCATTCATAGAAGTCAAACCAATATAGGTCACATGTGAGAGAAGATATGGACCACCCCTTCTGAGCAACACAGACCTGACTGTTCCTAGATCTCCATGGGAGGCCCAGGACTGCTTTAGATTCTTAGAGAGTGAGGAGAAgggaatttccattcttggcTTGCCTTCACAGTTCAAGaaatgagaatttgaattttgtgtcTGAGTGTGTTGGGTGCTCAATTTGATCTACTGTAGTGCTTCCAGTTTTTCCCTGTTGTGAATATTCTTGTGATACACATCTATGTAAGCACATCTCTCTGCATTTGTACTATTTCCTCAGGATATATTTTTAGAAGTATAATTCAAAAGTATGCTCATTTTTTGATGCTTGGGTACATGTTGTCAGGTAAGTTCCTTGGTCAAGAAGGCAATTCTAAGTCAAACATTCTATGCTCTTGTCAAATGCTCTTTGCTTTAGTTAGCCGGAAATATGTTTCTCCAACCAGAAATTAAGGGTGAGTGGTAGGACAGGGGATGGCGTGGCCTCAGACACCAGTCAGAGGGACCAAGGTGTTGGAATATGGTATGGTAGTAAAAAGAGAGTATACAATGATGGTGGGCCCATTCCTTCCCATTTCACTTGCTAAACATTTAGGATGGGATCTGATCTGGgatggagccctgagcatcacaaTGCCAAGTTGCTGTTTGTTAAACTTTTGTAAGGAGAGAGTGAGGGACACAGGCACTTGGGGTATCTCTCAAAAATGAGAAAGATTTTGTGAGGGGAAAAATCTTAAGAACCATTGGTACCAAGGCAAAGAAACTGAAACAATGCGATATATAATAAGTCTGCTTTATTTGGCAATGACAAGAGTTCAAAGAGCAGAGAAAACATCACAGAGATACAGACTCTGTACATCATAGGACTTGTCACCTGCGCCTTCACGGCCACTGCAAGTGAGGATCACAACACTTGTAAGATGGGGAACTCTGGGCCACTGGAAATCAAAGGGAAATTGTCCTGTTCTGGAGTATAATCTAGACTGAGTTTCTATAATTAACAGTGGCAGAGAGTATCCTCTTGAAATGTTTAGTCTCGGATGCAGGACATTGGTGGCAGGAGATGGATAATTTAGTAAGAAAGTGAAGCATCGCGTGTGATTAAATTATGATGTAAACTCAGAGGTTGACATTGTATTGGTGAGAAAAGGAAGCTCAGGTGGAGCAGGTATAGGCAGACAGAGGAAATGAGGATACTAGGCAACATCAGCTCTAATCTGACAGCAAAGAACACAAGAGGTCTGGAGAGAAGAAGCAGCCTGAGGTGGAGACTGTGCCGCTGGCAACGGGCCTGAAGCATTGGAGAACCGGAAGCTGGTGGTAGAACTTCAGTGCTTGTAGCTCTTCCTAGACGAGGTGGTGGTATATTTGATGGTGGAACTGCTGCCCCCAACAGAGCTGAGGCCACCTCCAATGCCTCTGCCActcccagaactgaagccactgctGTAGGAGTAGCCACTGCCTCCGCCCAGGCCTAAGCCACTGCCAACACCACCGGAGCTGCCATAGCCACTGGAGATGGTTGACTGAGACACAGCTTTGAAGGGaaagaaacagggaaaaaatgaAGCATGTTGAAACTCTTCCTGCCAGCCTGAATCAAGGGAAAAGAGCAAAGGCAAGGGAGGAAGGCTCACAAAAGTACTTACAGATGTTGACTGGTCCAACGCCTTCCCCACTCAGCCTAGGAGGACAAGAAACACAGGGAAGATGAGATCCCAGAGAACCATTAGCTGAATTTGTGTGGGAAACCTCAATCTGAGGAATAGACCAGAGGAAATGgtccttttggtttttttctgaggACAGCAATTATGGTCATTACTATAGTGGCCAAAAGCTCTGCTCATGGCCTGGGTGTCTTGGAGACAGCACTCAGAAGTTTGAGAAAGTTGTATGTGTTACCCACCTGCACTCCTCGCCTTCCAACAGCTTCCTGTAGGTGGCGATCTCCACGTCCAGGGCAAGCTTGACATTCATCAGCTCCTGGTACTCCTTCAGCAGCCGGGCCATGTCCTGCTTGGCCTTCTGCAAGGCATCCTCCAGATCTGCCAGCTTGTTCTTGGCATCCTTGAGGGCCATCTCCCCACGCTGTTCAGCATCAGCAATGGCGGCCTGGAGGTTGGCACACTtgatggggaaaagaaaaagaatgaatttgtaatctgatttttctgttgTGTCTATTCCTGGTTCTCCTTTCTCAGTGATGTAGAATCGTACAACACAGAATTGATGAAGAAGGAGTTTTGACTCTTCCTACCAAGTCTCAGTACTTTAAAACTTTTCATGTCTGGGACTCGCTTGACAAAGACCCATGCTGCTTTGTGTTAACCACCCTGAATGAGGGTGTGGGTGGTGACTGATGGAAGACAGTACAGCGGACATTGGAATGAAGGGTCTCACTTCGTTTTGTTGTATTGTCTCCAAAGCCAAACCAGGACCATTATTGATGATCTGATGAGGATGACACACTAACCtacatgaaattaaaaacatcCTCAGTGAAAGTGGTGGGTTTTCACTTCACACTCTAAAGATCTCGTCTTTCTCTCACCTCAGTCTCCAACACACTTGGGCAACACTGCTCTTCACGCTCTGCCTTTGTTCCTCTCTCCTTGTTCACCTTTAACTTGAACAGATTTGCCACTAGATTCCTCAAGCTTTCTGCATTTTTCCTTCCCAATATGTTCCTTTGCAATTTCCAAGTCAGTCAGTCATTCTTCTTGTGTACATCCTTTATAATGCCTCTAGCCTAAATTTTTTTCAGATCTGAACACTTGGGAATGTTTCCCTCCTCATGTTCATATCGCACTCTTGGTTTGGATCATCTTCCCTTCCCTGCTGTTCCTTCAGAACCCAGAAATCTGCACAGATGATGGTTGATGACTGCCTGATTGACTAACAAGGGAATGTTGCTTTCATTCACCATCGCCCTCTTTATTCCCCTCTATTCCCCCACTATTGTACCTGCTTCTTGACATGATCGATCTCGGACCTCAGCCTCTGGATCACACGGTTGATCTCAGAAATCTCCTGCTTGGTGGTGCGCAGGTCGTCACCATGTCTGCCTGCGGTGATCTGCAGTTCTTCATACTGtggcccagagagagagagacactggGTATGGGTTTTCACATGCCGACAGTGGCTTTCAGTTCTTGACCAGGCATTCAAAAAACTTGAACCTAATGGTTTCTCATCTAGGGAATGTGGGAAAAGTTGATGTTTCAAGGTTTTTAGCTACTGTACAACTGAATCACACAGCATTCTTATTATTGGACTACTGTTGATCTTCTTCTCTTCTGGGAAGGTGATATTCTGTATAATGTTTCTGAGACCCAGGATTCAGGAATAAGATAAAATGAAAGATCACTAGCTGCTTATCTAAGGTAGTTTCCTCTTGCAGTTGCATTCTTTTACTTAATATATTTGGGCATAAATACTGTAAATGTCCACTTTAACCATGAAAGGATATATATCCTGTGAGATGACCCCAGCTTCTCTGAAATACATTTCTCAAATAAAGACCACTTTCTTGCTGGTTCAGCTAACTGGACCATCAGCGAGAGGGGCACAGGTTTCCTCACAGCTGCCAACTCACTGCTCACCTTGGTCTGGTACCAGGACTCAGCCTCAGCCCGGCTCCTCTGAGCTATCTCCTCATATTGGGCTTTGACTTCAGCAATAATGCTGTCTAGGTCCAGGTTGCGGTTGTTGTCCATGGACAGGACCACAGATGTGTCTGAGATGTGGGTTTGCATCTGAGACAGTTCCTGCAGGACAGAAGATTGTAAGATCACCTTTTCCAGAGACATTCACAGGGGATCCCAGCCCAAGAATCTTCCACCCATTACTGAACCCCACTAGACTACATAACATGGGGATAGAGATACTTACTGCGTCGTAGAAGACTTTCAGGAAATTGATCTCATCTGTAAGACTATCGACCTTGGCTTGCAGTTCAACCTTATTCATGTAGGCAGCATCCACATCCTGGGGAAAGACC
The DNA window shown above is from Elephas maximus indicus isolate mEleMax1 chromosome 4, mEleMax1 primary haplotype, whole genome shotgun sequence and carries:
- the LOC126074729 gene encoding keratin, type II cytoskeletal 6A-like encodes the protein MSSKSTIIRRGFSTSSARVPGVNRSGFSSVSVSRSRGGGVLGGACGGAGFGSRSLYGLGGSKRISIGGGSYITGGGCGSRVGGGYGFGGGAGSGFGFGGGAGGGFGLGGGAGFGGGYGGFPVCPPGGIQEVTVNQNLLTPLNLQIDPTIQRVRTEEREQIKTLNNKFASFIDKVRFLEQQNKVLDTKWTLLQEQGTKTVRQNLEPLFEQYINNLRTQLDSILGERSRLDSELRGMQDLVEDYKKKYEDEIHKRTAAENEFVTLKKDVDAAYMNKVELQAKVDSLTDEINFLKVFYDAELSQMQTHISDTSVVLSMDNNRNLDLDSIIAEVKAQYEEIAQRSRAEAESWYQTKYEELQITAGRHGDDLRTTKQEISEINRVIQRLRSEIDHVKKQCANLQAAIADAEQRGEMALKDAKNKLADLEDALQKAKQDMARLLKEYQELMNVKLALDVEIATYRKLLEGEECRLSGEGVGPVNISVSQSTISSGYGSSGGVGSGLGLGGGSGYSYSSGFSSGSGRGIGGGLSSVGGSSSTIKYTTTSSRKSYKH